A single Streptomyces mirabilis DNA region contains:
- a CDS encoding RsmB/NOP family class I SAM-dependent RNA methyltransferase — MSEQSRGPRKPGKPYRRPQKDPVRMLAFEALRAVDERDAYANLVLPPLLRKAREKEGPEKFDGRDAALATELVYGTLRRQGTYDAVIAACVDRPLREVDPPVLDVLSLGVHQLLGTRIPTHAAVSASVELARVVLGDGRAKFVNAVLRKVARQDLDAWLEEVAPPYDEDPEDHLAVVHSHPRWVVSALWDSLGGGRAGIEDLLEADNERPEVTLVARPGRSTADELLGILGEESALPGRWSPYAVRLSEGGEPGAIDAVREGRAGVQDEGSQLVALALANAPLDGRDKAWLDGCAGPGGKAAMLAGLAAERGAALLASEKQPHRAGLVAKALAGNPGPYQVIAADGTRPPWLPGTFDRVLMDVPCTGLGALRRRPEARWRRRPEDLDGFAPLQRGLLRTALDSVRVGGVVGYATCSPHLAETRAVVDDVLKHYETGSAELLDARPLLPGVPALGDGPDVQLWPHLHGTDAMYLALIRRTA, encoded by the coding sequence GTGAGTGAGCAGTCCCGTGGGCCGCGCAAGCCCGGCAAGCCCTATCGCCGCCCCCAGAAGGACCCGGTCCGCATGCTCGCCTTCGAGGCGCTTCGGGCCGTGGACGAGCGCGACGCGTACGCGAACCTCGTCCTGCCCCCGCTGCTGCGCAAGGCGCGCGAGAAGGAGGGGCCGGAAAAGTTCGACGGGCGGGACGCGGCGCTGGCCACCGAGCTGGTGTACGGGACGCTGCGCCGGCAGGGGACGTACGACGCCGTCATCGCGGCCTGTGTGGACCGGCCGCTGCGAGAAGTCGATCCGCCCGTGCTCGATGTGCTCAGCCTCGGCGTGCACCAGCTGCTCGGGACGCGCATCCCGACGCACGCCGCAGTGTCCGCCTCCGTCGAACTCGCCCGCGTCGTACTCGGCGACGGGCGGGCCAAGTTCGTGAACGCCGTGCTGCGCAAGGTCGCCCGGCAGGATCTCGACGCCTGGCTGGAGGAGGTCGCGCCGCCCTACGACGAGGACCCCGAGGACCACCTCGCCGTCGTGCACTCGCACCCGCGCTGGGTCGTCTCGGCGCTGTGGGACTCGCTGGGCGGCGGCCGTGCCGGGATCGAGGACCTGCTCGAGGCCGACAACGAGCGGCCCGAGGTGACGCTCGTGGCCCGGCCCGGGCGCTCCACCGCCGACGAACTCCTCGGCATCCTCGGGGAGGAGTCCGCGCTGCCGGGGCGCTGGTCGCCGTACGCCGTGCGGCTCAGCGAGGGCGGCGAGCCCGGTGCCATCGACGCCGTACGGGAGGGACGTGCGGGCGTCCAGGACGAGGGCAGCCAGCTGGTGGCGCTGGCTCTCGCGAACGCGCCGCTCGACGGCCGGGACAAGGCGTGGCTGGACGGCTGCGCGGGCCCCGGCGGCAAGGCCGCCATGCTCGCCGGACTGGCCGCCGAGCGCGGCGCCGCGCTGCTCGCCTCGGAGAAGCAGCCGCACCGGGCGGGCCTGGTGGCGAAGGCGCTCGCGGGCAATCCCGGCCCCTACCAGGTCATCGCCGCCGACGGTACCCGTCCGCCGTGGCTGCCCGGCACCTTCGACCGGGTGCTCATGGACGTGCCCTGCACGGGCCTTGGTGCCCTGCGTCGTCGTCCCGAGGCCCGCTGGCGGCGCCGTCCCGAGGACCTGGACGGCTTCGCGCCCCTCCAGCGCGGGCTGTTGCGCACGGCGCTGGACTCCGTGCGGGTCGGGGGCGTCGTCGGGTACGCGACCTGCTCGCCGCACCTCGCCGAGACCCGCGCGGTCGTGGACGACGTCCTCAAGCACTACGAGACAGGCTCCGCCGAACTCCTCGACGCTCGCCCGCTGCTGCCTGGCGTACCGGCGCTGGGCGACGGCCCCGACGTGCAGCTGTGGCCACATCTGCACGGTACGGACGCCATGTATCTGGCGCTGATCCGCCGGACGGCGTGA
- the gmk gene encoding guanylate kinase — protein sequence MSERPRLTVLSGPSGVGKSTVVAHMRKEHSEVWLSVSATTRKPRPGEKHGVHYFFVSDEEMDKLIANGELLEWAEFAGNRYGTPRAAVLEHLESGVPVLLEIDLQGARQVRESMPEALLVFLAPPSWDELVRRLTGRGTEPPAVIERRLEAAKIELAAEPEFDVTLVNTSVEDVARELLALMEVV from the coding sequence ATGAGTGAACGTCCGCGGCTGACCGTGCTCTCCGGCCCCTCTGGGGTCGGTAAGAGCACGGTCGTCGCCCATATGCGCAAGGAACACTCCGAGGTCTGGCTCTCGGTGTCGGCGACGACCCGCAAGCCGCGCCCCGGTGAGAAGCACGGAGTCCACTACTTCTTCGTCTCCGACGAGGAGATGGACAAGCTGATCGCCAACGGCGAGCTGCTGGAGTGGGCCGAATTCGCCGGCAACCGCTACGGGACGCCGCGTGCCGCCGTCCTGGAGCACCTGGAATCGGGTGTGCCCGTTCTCCTGGAGATCGACCTCCAGGGCGCACGGCAGGTCCGCGAGTCCATGCCGGAGGCCCTGCTCGTGTTCTTGGCTCCGCCCTCCTGGGACGAGCTGGTGCGCAGGCTCACCGGACGGGGCACCGAACCGCCCGCGGTGATCGAGCGCCGCCTGGAGGCGGCCAAGATCGAACTGGCGGCCGAGCCGGAGTTCGATGTCACCCTGGTCAACACCTCCGTCGAGGACGTGGCGCGTGAGCTGCTAGCCTTGATGGAAGTTGTTTGA
- a CDS encoding dihydrolipoyl dehydrogenase family protein, which produces MAARVDPDRSEWDVIVLGGAAAGENAAQYATQFSGLDAVLVEAELLGGECSYWACMPSKALLRPAEVLDGGRHVPGVSSLLTGRELDVRAVLARRDTVVNGLDDSSQIDWALGVGIDVVRGYGRLAGERAVAVETAAGGTRVLTARHAVVIDTGSCTTVPTIPGMSEARPWTSRDVTNLREVPRRIVVLGGGVVACEAATWLKPLGVEELSVVYRRTGLLARAEPFAGRMVADRLTDAGVRLLPGRSVTEVRRDDPRDTGVGLPHGGEVTVRLDDGSTLVADELVLATGRTPNTQDIGLSSVGCPDGGFLEVDDEQAVRAVDGHWLYAVGDVCGRALLTHMGKYQARIAGEAIAARATQGRVDGAGSGVPGSADGHRGNPQVTFTDPEVGSAGMTEREARATGLDVATVEYDMAALAGTYVLREDYLGRAKLVIDRGTDTVVGATFVGSGVAELVHSATTAIVARVPLSALWHVVPSYPTASEVWLRLLEAYRAEKRRVG; this is translated from the coding sequence ATGGCAGCGCGTGTGGATCCCGATCGTTCCGAGTGGGACGTCATCGTCCTGGGTGGCGCCGCGGCCGGGGAGAACGCGGCACAGTACGCCACGCAGTTCTCCGGTCTGGACGCGGTGCTGGTCGAGGCTGAGTTGCTGGGCGGCGAGTGCTCGTACTGGGCCTGCATGCCCAGCAAGGCCCTGTTGCGCCCGGCCGAGGTGCTGGACGGCGGACGGCATGTGCCAGGTGTGTCCTCGCTGTTGACCGGGCGCGAGCTGGACGTGCGGGCGGTACTGGCCCGCCGGGACACCGTCGTGAACGGCCTCGACGACTCCTCGCAGATCGACTGGGCGCTCGGCGTCGGCATCGATGTCGTGCGCGGGTACGGGCGGCTCGCCGGGGAGCGTGCGGTGGCGGTGGAGACGGCGGCCGGCGGCACCCGTGTGCTGACCGCACGGCACGCGGTGGTGATCGACACGGGCTCCTGCACCACCGTGCCGACGATCCCCGGCATGAGCGAGGCACGCCCGTGGACGTCCCGCGACGTCACCAATCTGCGCGAGGTGCCACGCCGGATCGTGGTGCTGGGCGGTGGGGTGGTCGCGTGCGAGGCGGCGACCTGGCTGAAGCCGCTGGGCGTCGAGGAGTTGAGCGTCGTGTACCGGCGCACCGGCCTGCTGGCCCGGGCGGAACCCTTCGCCGGACGCATGGTTGCCGACCGGTTGACGGACGCGGGGGTGCGGCTGCTTCCCGGCAGGTCGGTCACCGAGGTGCGGCGCGACGATCCCCGTGACACGGGAGTCGGGCTGCCGCACGGCGGCGAGGTCACCGTCCGGCTGGACGACGGGAGCACACTCGTCGCCGACGAACTGGTGCTCGCCACCGGCCGTACGCCGAACACCCAGGACATCGGCCTGTCGTCGGTGGGATGCCCCGACGGCGGCTTTCTGGAGGTCGACGACGAGCAGGCCGTGCGGGCGGTGGACGGGCACTGGCTGTACGCGGTCGGTGATGTCTGCGGACGCGCGCTGCTGACCCACATGGGCAAGTACCAGGCGCGGATCGCCGGTGAGGCCATCGCCGCCCGTGCCACGCAAGGGCGGGTGGACGGAGCGGGGAGCGGTGTGCCGGGCTCCGCCGACGGACATCGGGGCAACCCGCAGGTGACCTTCACCGACCCGGAGGTCGGATCGGCCGGCATGACCGAGCGGGAGGCGCGCGCGACGGGACTCGACGTGGCGACGGTCGAGTACGACATGGCCGCGCTGGCCGGCACGTATGTGCTGCGCGAGGACTACCTCGGGCGCGCCAAACTGGTCATCGACCGTGGTACCGACACGGTGGTGGGCGCGACGTTCGTCGGCTCGGGCGTCGCGGAACTCGTCCACTCCGCCACGACGGCCATTGTCGCGAGAGTGCCGCTTTCCGCGCTGTGGCATGTCGTGCCCAGCTACCCCACCGCGAGTGAGGTGTGGCTCCGCCTGCTGGAGGCGTACCGCGCGGAAAAGCGGCGTGTCGGGTAG
- a CDS encoding primosomal protein N', producing the protein MSSANGWGEGGEEGAPPEQLALIREGVRQARAPKAKPRTWRGAKLAEELPVARVLVDKGVLHLDRYFDYAVPEELDAEAQPGVRVRVRFGAGRHRVREGRREGGGLIDGFLVERLAESDYSGPLAALAQVVSPEPVLGPELLGLARAVADRYAGSLADVLQLAVPPRNARAEQKSSPAPLPPPGMPETGSWARYGRGAAFLESLAAGGAPRAVWNALPGPGWAEEIARAVGATLASGRGALVVVPDGRAVTRVDAALSSVLGEGQHAVLTAEAGPEKRYREWLAVRRGSVRAVVGTRAAMFAPVRDLGLVVIWDDGDDSHSEQHAPQPHAREVLLLRAAHDKCAFLLGSWGCTVEAAQLVESGWALPLVAEREQVRASAPLVRTVGDGDLARDEAARAARLPTLAWQVVRDGLRHGPVLVQVPRRGYVPRMACAQCRAPARCRHCAGPLEARDAGALLCTWCGRDEAAWHCPECGGFRLRAQVVGARRTAEELGRAFPAVPVRTSGREQVLDTVPGAPALVVSTPGAEPVAEGGYAAALLLDGWTMLSRPDLRAGEDALRRWIGAAALVRGQGAGGTVVVVAEPTLRPVQALVRWDPVGHAVRELAERAELGFPPVSRMAAVSGTAEALAGFLAVVELPGDAEVLGPVPLPVTQAGGPRRVGAPPPGEQWERALVRVPPGSGAALAAALKAAQAARMARGGSEPVRIRIDPPDIG; encoded by the coding sequence GTGAGCAGCGCGAACGGGTGGGGTGAGGGTGGCGAGGAGGGTGCGCCGCCCGAGCAGCTTGCGCTGATTCGGGAAGGGGTCCGGCAGGCCAGGGCGCCCAAGGCGAAGCCGCGGACATGGCGGGGGGCGAAGCTCGCCGAGGAGCTGCCTGTCGCACGGGTCCTCGTCGACAAGGGTGTGCTCCACCTTGACCGGTATTTCGACTACGCCGTGCCCGAGGAGCTGGACGCCGAGGCGCAGCCGGGCGTGCGGGTTCGGGTGCGGTTCGGGGCCGGGCGGCATCGGGTGCGGGAGGGCCGTCGTGAGGGCGGGGGGCTGATCGACGGGTTCCTCGTCGAGCGCCTCGCCGAGTCCGACTACTCCGGGCCGCTCGCCGCGCTCGCGCAGGTCGTGTCGCCCGAGCCCGTGCTCGGGCCCGAGCTGCTGGGACTCGCGCGCGCCGTCGCCGACCGGTACGCGGGGAGCCTCGCGGACGTGCTGCAGCTCGCGGTCCCGCCGCGCAACGCGCGGGCCGAGCAGAAGTCCTCCCCCGCGCCGCTTCCTCCGCCCGGCATGCCCGAGACCGGTTCCTGGGCGCGGTACGGGCGGGGGGCGGCCTTTCTCGAGTCGCTCGCCGCGGGCGGGGCACCGCGGGCCGTGTGGAACGCGTTGCCGGGGCCCGGCTGGGCCGAGGAGATCGCCAGAGCCGTGGGCGCGACGCTCGCCTCGGGGCGGGGCGCGCTCGTCGTCGTGCCGGACGGCAGGGCCGTCACACGGGTGGACGCCGCGCTGTCCTCCGTGCTGGGGGAGGGGCAGCACGCGGTGCTCACGGCCGAGGCCGGGCCCGAGAAGCGCTACCGGGAGTGGCTGGCCGTGCGGCGTGGATCCGTACGGGCCGTCGTGGGGACCCGGGCCGCCATGTTCGCGCCCGTAAGGGATCTGGGACTCGTCGTCATCTGGGACGACGGCGACGACAGCCACAGCGAGCAGCACGCGCCGCAGCCGCATGCCCGGGAAGTGCTGCTGCTGCGGGCCGCCCATGACAAGTGCGCTTTCCTGTTGGGGAGTTGGGGCTGCACGGTCGAGGCCGCGCAGCTGGTCGAGAGCGGGTGGGCGCTGCCGCTGGTCGCCGAGCGGGAGCAGGTGCGGGCGAGCGCGCCGCTCGTGCGGACCGTGGGGGACGGGGATCTCGCGCGGGACGAGGCGGCGCGGGCCGCCCGGTTGCCGACCCTCGCCTGGCAGGTGGTGAGGGACGGGCTGCGACACGGGCCCGTACTGGTGCAGGTGCCGCGGCGTGGGTACGTACCGCGGATGGCCTGTGCGCAGTGCCGGGCTCCCGCTCGCTGCCGGCACTGCGCGGGACCGCTGGAGGCGCGGGACGCCGGGGCGCTGCTGTGCACGTGGTGCGGGCGGGACGAGGCGGCCTGGCACTGTCCGGAGTGCGGTGGGTTCCGGCTGCGGGCCCAGGTCGTGGGCGCGCGGCGGACCGCGGAGGAGCTGGGGCGGGCGTTTCCGGCCGTGCCCGTGCGGACGTCGGGGCGCGAGCAGGTGCTCGACACGGTCCCGGGTGCGCCCGCGCTCGTCGTGAGCACGCCGGGGGCCGAGCCGGTCGCCGAGGGCGGGTACGCGGCCGCGTTGCTGCTCGACGGCTGGACGATGCTGTCGCGGCCCGATCTGCGGGCCGGCGAGGACGCGCTGCGACGGTGGATCGGCGCTGCGGCGCTGGTCCGCGGGCAGGGAGCCGGGGGCACGGTCGTGGTCGTCGCGGAGCCGACCCTTCGGCCCGTGCAGGCGCTCGTACGGTGGGATCCCGTCGGACACGCGGTGCGGGAGCTCGCCGAGCGGGCCGAGCTGGGGTTTCCGCCGGTGTCCCGGATGGCGGCCGTGTCCGGTACGGCGGAGGCGCTCGCCGGGTTTCTCGCCGTGGTCGAGCTTCCGGGCGATGCGGAGGTGTTGGGGCCGGTGCCGCTGCCCGTCACGCAGGCCGGAGGGCCGCGGCGGGTGGGGGCGCCGCCGCCGGGGGAGCAGTGGGAGCGGGCGCTCGTCCGGGTGCCGCCGGGCAGCGGGGCGGCGCTGGCGGCCGCGCTGAAGGCCGCCCAGGCGGCGAGGATGGCGCGGGGCGGGAGTGAGCCCGTACGGATTCGGATCGATCCGCCGGACATCGGGTGA
- the coaBC gene encoding bifunctional phosphopantothenoylcysteine decarboxylase/phosphopantothenate--cysteine ligase CoaBC, whose translation MDKPKVVLGVSGGIAAYKACELLRRLTESGHDVRVVPTDSALHFVGAATWSALSGHPVSTEVWSDVHEVPHVRIGQHADLVVVAPATADMLAKAAHGLADDLLTNTLLTARCPVVFAPAMHTEMWEHPATQENVATLRRRGAVVIEPAVGRLTGVDTGKGRLPDPAEIFEVCRRVLARGVTEPDLAGRHVVVSAGGTREPLDPVRFLGNRSSGKQGYALARTAAARGARVTLIAANTGLPDPAGVDVVQVGTAVQLREAVLKAASDADAVVMAAAVADFRPAAYAAGKIKKKDDQEPEPIVLVRNPDILAEISADRPRPGQVVVGFAAETDDVLANGRTKLARKGCDLLVVNEVGERKTFGAEENEAVVLGADGSETPVPYGPKEALAEMVWDLVGRRLV comes from the coding sequence GTGGACAAGCCCAAGGTCGTGCTGGGGGTCAGCGGTGGCATCGCCGCGTACAAGGCCTGTGAGCTGTTGCGCAGGCTGACGGAGTCGGGCCACGACGTTCGTGTCGTCCCCACCGACTCCGCGCTGCACTTCGTCGGCGCCGCCACCTGGTCCGCGCTCTCCGGCCACCCCGTCTCCACCGAGGTCTGGTCGGACGTCCACGAGGTCCCGCACGTCCGCATCGGACAGCACGCGGACCTGGTGGTGGTGGCTCCCGCGACGGCCGACATGCTCGCCAAGGCCGCCCACGGCCTGGCCGACGACCTCCTCACCAACACCCTGCTCACGGCCCGCTGCCCGGTCGTCTTCGCGCCCGCCATGCACACCGAGATGTGGGAGCACCCGGCCACCCAGGAGAACGTGGCGACGCTGCGCCGCCGCGGCGCCGTCGTCATCGAGCCCGCGGTGGGGCGCCTGACCGGTGTCGACACCGGCAAGGGGAGGCTGCCCGACCCCGCGGAGATCTTCGAGGTCTGCCGCCGGGTGCTCGCCCGCGGCGTGACCGAGCCCGATCTCGCCGGCCGCCACGTCGTCGTCAGCGCCGGCGGTACCCGAGAGCCCCTCGACCCGGTCCGCTTCCTCGGCAACCGCTCCTCCGGCAAGCAGGGATACGCCCTGGCGCGCACGGCGGCCGCGCGGGGTGCCCGGGTCACGCTGATCGCCGCGAACACCGGACTGCCGGACCCGGCGGGCGTGGACGTGGTGCAGGTCGGGACGGCCGTGCAGCTGCGCGAGGCGGTCCTCAAGGCGGCCTCGGACGCCGACGCCGTGGTGATGGCGGCGGCGGTGGCGGACTTCCGCCCGGCCGCCTACGCGGCCGGAAAAATCAAGAAGAAGGACGACCAGGAACCGGAGCCGATCGTTCTGGTCCGCAATCCGGACATCCTCGCGGAGATCTCGGCGGACCGTCCCCGCCCCGGCCAGGTGGTCGTCGGTTTCGCCGCAGAGACGGACGACGTCCTCGCCAACGGTCGTACGAAGCTGGCGCGCAAGGGGTGCGATCTTCTCGTCGTGAACGAGGTGGGGGAGCGCAAGACCTTCGGTGCCGAGGAGAACGAGGCCGTGGTGCTGGGGGCCGACGGCAGTGAGACCCCGGTGCCGTACGGACCCAAGGAGGCTCTGGCCGAGATGGTGTGGGACCTGGTGGGACGCCGCCTGGTGTGA
- a CDS encoding alpha/beta fold hydrolase produces MPFISTKDDTEIYYKDWGTGQPVVFSHGWPLNADAWDPQVRMMAENGFRAIAHDRRGHGRSGQPWDGNDLDTYADDLAQLIEDLDLRDVILVGHSTGGGEVTRYIGRHGTGRVAKAVLLGAIPPLMLKTEANPEGLPLEVFDEIRKGVATDRSQFYEDLSAPFYGANRPGSQVSQGTRDAFWLWSLQVGIKGSYDCVKAFSETDLTEDLKRFDVPTLIAHGDDDQIVPIVAAAEKSSKIVKDATLKVYPGAPHGLSMVAPFKDVFDADLLAFARG; encoded by the coding sequence ATGCCTTTCATTTCCACGAAGGATGACACGGAAATCTATTACAAGGACTGGGGTACGGGGCAGCCGGTCGTGTTCAGCCATGGCTGGCCGCTGAATGCCGACGCCTGGGACCCCCAGGTCCGCATGATGGCCGAAAACGGCTTCCGTGCGATCGCGCACGACCGCCGCGGCCACGGACGCTCGGGTCAGCCGTGGGACGGAAACGACCTGGACACGTACGCGGACGATCTGGCGCAGTTGATCGAGGACCTCGATCTGCGCGACGTGATCCTGGTCGGCCACTCCACCGGTGGCGGTGAGGTGACGCGCTACATCGGCCGCCACGGCACCGGACGGGTGGCCAAGGCCGTCCTCCTCGGCGCGATCCCCCCGCTGATGCTCAAGACGGAAGCGAACCCCGAGGGGCTGCCGTTGGAGGTCTTCGACGAGATCCGCAAGGGCGTCGCGACCGACCGCTCGCAGTTCTACGAGGACCTCAGCGCGCCCTTCTACGGTGCCAACCGGCCCGGTTCGCAGGTGTCCCAGGGCACGCGGGACGCGTTCTGGCTGTGGTCCCTGCAGGTGGGGATCAAGGGCTCGTACGACTGCGTCAAGGCGTTCTCCGAGACCGACCTCACCGAGGACCTGAAGCGGTTCGACGTCCCCACCCTGATCGCGCACGGCGACGACGACCAGATCGTGCCCATCGTCGCGGCCGCGGAGAAGTCCTCGAAAATCGTCAAGGACGCCACGCTGAAGGTGTACCCGGGTGCCCCGCACGGTCTGTCGATGGTCGCCCCGTTCAAGGACGTCTTCGACGCCGACCTGCTGGCCTTCGCCCGCGGCTGA
- the fmt gene encoding methionyl-tRNA formyltransferase — protein sequence MKLVFAGTPEVAVPALDALIASGRHEVAAVVTRPDAPAGRGRRLVASPVAERAEEAGIEVLKPVKPRDEDFLARLREIGPDACPVVAYGALLPRVALDVPAHGWVNLHFSLLPAWRGAAPVQHAIMAGDEITGASTFLIEEGLDSGPVYGTVTEEVRRTDTSGDLLTRLAFAGAGLLVATMDGIEDGTLKAVPQPVDGITLAPKITVENAHVDWSAPALRVDRMVRGCTPAPGAWTVFRGERLKLIHATPVPERTDLAPGELSVGKNNVYVGTGSYAVELLWVQAQGKKPMRAADWARGVRIASGERLGA from the coding sequence ATGAAGCTCGTCTTCGCAGGTACCCCCGAGGTCGCCGTTCCCGCACTGGACGCCTTGATCGCCTCCGGGCGGCACGAGGTGGCCGCCGTGGTCACGCGGCCCGACGCGCCCGCCGGCCGGGGACGGCGGCTTGTCGCGAGTCCGGTCGCCGAACGGGCGGAGGAGGCCGGCATCGAGGTGCTGAAGCCGGTCAAGCCGCGGGACGAGGACTTTCTGGCCCGGCTGAGGGAGATCGGACCCGACGCCTGTCCCGTTGTGGCGTACGGGGCGCTGCTGCCGCGGGTCGCCCTCGACGTGCCCGCCCACGGGTGGGTCAATCTGCACTTCTCCCTGCTGCCCGCCTGGCGCGGCGCCGCCCCCGTGCAGCACGCGATCATGGCGGGGGACGAGATCACCGGCGCCTCCACCTTCCTCATCGAGGAGGGGCTCGACTCGGGGCCGGTGTACGGGACCGTCACCGAGGAGGTCCGGCGCACCGACACCAGCGGGGACCTGCTCACCCGGCTCGCCTTCGCCGGTGCCGGCCTGCTCGTCGCGACCATGGACGGCATCGAGGACGGCACTCTGAAGGCCGTCCCGCAGCCTGTCGACGGCATTACCCTGGCACCGAAGATCACCGTCGAGAACGCCCATGTCGACTGGTCCGCACCGGCGCTGCGCGTCGACCGGATGGTGCGCGGGTGCACGCCCGCGCCCGGCGCCTGGACCGTCTTCCGTGGTGAGCGGCTCAAGCTCATCCACGCCACGCCCGTGCCCGAGCGCACCGACCTCGCCCCGGGCGAACTGTCCGTGGGCAAGAACAACGTGTACGTCGGGACCGGCTCGTACGCCGTGGAACTGCTCTGGGTCCAGGCCCAGGGCAAGAAGCCGATGCGCGCGGCCGACTGGGCGCGCGGGGTGCGCATCGCCTCCGGGGAGCGGCTCGGGGCCTGA
- the metK gene encoding methionine adenosyltransferase, with translation MSRRLFTSESVTEGHPDKIADQISDTILDALLREDPTSRVAVETLITTGLVHVAGEVTTKAYAPIAQLVRDKILEIGYDSSKKGFDGASCGVSVSIGSQSPDIAQGVDTAYENRVEGDEDELDKQGAGDQGLMFGYATDETPELMPLPIHLAHRLSRRLSEVRKNGTIPYLRPDGKTQVTIEYDGDKAVRLDTVVVSSQHASDIDLESLLAPDIREFVVEPELKALLDDGIKLETEGYRLLVNPTGRFEIGGPMGDAGLTGRKIIIDTYGGMARHGGGAFSGKDPSKVDRSAAYAMRWVAKNVVAAGLASRCEVQVAYAIGKAEPVGLFVETFGTAKVDAEKIETAIAEVFDLRPAAIIRDLDLLRPIYSQTAAYGHFGRELPDFTWERTDRVEALRKAVGL, from the coding sequence GTGTCCCGTCGCCTGTTCACCTCGGAGTCCGTGACCGAGGGTCACCCCGACAAGATCGCTGACCAGATCAGCGACACCATTCTCGATGCGCTTCTGCGCGAGGACCCGACGTCCCGGGTCGCCGTGGAGACGCTGATCACGACCGGCCTGGTGCACGTGGCCGGAGAGGTCACGACCAAGGCGTACGCGCCGATCGCCCAGCTGGTCCGCGACAAGATCCTGGAGATCGGTTACGACTCGTCGAAGAAGGGCTTCGACGGAGCTTCCTGTGGTGTCTCGGTGTCGATCGGCTCGCAGTCGCCCGACATCGCGCAGGGTGTCGACACGGCGTACGAGAACCGGGTCGAGGGCGACGAGGACGAGCTCGACAAGCAGGGCGCCGGCGACCAGGGCCTGATGTTCGGGTACGCGACGGACGAGACCCCGGAGCTGATGCCGCTCCCGATCCACCTCGCGCACCGCCTGTCGCGCCGCCTCTCCGAGGTGCGCAAGAACGGGACGATCCCCTACCTCCGTCCCGACGGCAAGACTCAGGTCACCATCGAGTACGACGGCGACAAGGCGGTCCGCCTGGACACGGTCGTCGTCTCCTCGCAGCACGCGTCGGACATCGACCTCGAGTCCCTCCTCGCCCCCGACATCCGCGAGTTCGTGGTCGAGCCGGAGCTCAAGGCCCTCCTCGACGACGGCATCAAGCTGGAGACCGAGGGCTACCGCCTCCTGGTGAACCCGACCGGCCGCTTCGAGATCGGCGGCCCGATGGGCGACGCCGGCCTCACCGGCCGCAAGATCATCATCGACACCTACGGCGGCATGGCCCGCCACGGCGGCGGCGCCTTCTCCGGCAAGGACCCGTCCAAGGTCGACCGCTCCGCCGCCTACGCCATGCGCTGGGTCGCCAAGAACGTCGTCGCCGCGGGCCTCGCCTCCCGCTGCGAGGTCCAGGTCGCCTACGCCATCGGCAAGGCCGAGCCCGTCGGTCTCTTCGTCGAGACCTTCGGCACCGCCAAGGTCGACGCCGAGAAGATCGAGACCGCCATCGCCGAGGTCTTCGACCTCCGCCCGGCGGCCATCATCCGTGACCTCGACCTGCTGCGCCCGATCTACTCCCAGACGGCCGCCTACGGCCACTTCGGCCGCGAGCTGCCCGACTTCACGTGGGAGCGCACGGACCGCGTGGAGGCCCTGCGCAAGGCCGTCGGTCTGTAA
- the rpoZ gene encoding DNA-directed RNA polymerase subunit omega: protein MSSSITAPEGIINPPIDELLEATDSKYSLVIYAAKRARQINAYYSQLGEGLLEYVGPLVDTHVHEKPLSIALREINAGLLTSEAVEGPAQ, encoded by the coding sequence GTGTCCTCTTCCATCACCGCTCCCGAGGGCATCATCAACCCTCCGATCGACGAGCTCCTCGAGGCCACCGACTCGAAGTACAGCCTCGTGATCTACGCGGCCAAGCGCGCCCGTCAGATCAACGCGTACTACTCGCAGCTCGGCGAGGGCCTCCTCGAGTACGTCGGTCCGCTCGTCGACACCCACGTCCACGAGAAGCCGCTGTCGATCGCCCTGCGCGAGATCAACGCGGGTCTGCTGACGTCCGAGGCCGTCGAGGGCCCCGCGCAGTAG